In the Numenius arquata chromosome 26, bNumArq3.hap1.1, whole genome shotgun sequence genome, CCACGTCGTTCCAGCAGCCAACCAGCAGCCACCGCAACATCCGGGCACGCTGTAACCACCTCCCACTTCCGCCCGGCCGAGCAGCCGCTTCCTTTCCCTTAGCTGAAAGCTCGACGTCATAGAACGGGAGCAGCCTTAAAGGGGCAGCTCCCTTCCGGCTGCAGGACACGCCCCACCCCGGAAACCCCCAAACGGGGTCGGAGGCAACCATCCTAGGTTCCTCGGGCTCATCCCGGGGGAAATAACGGCTCCAGAGCAATTACTGGAGCAAAAGTgggtgaaaaggaggaaaaaaaaaaccccacaaaccagtTCCAGGCCGAATCCTATTTCTTGTTATGTattaaggaaaacaaggaaaagccCTTTTTTTGCTGCAGGTTAAAGGGATGCTTCTGAGGATGTTTCTTTGGGGTAATTCCAGCTCCTTTTGGGTCCGCGTTGATTCTCCGCGTCCCTCAAGGAGCGGAGCCGCTACCGCGGTACGACATGAGGTTAAAACATTTGGTAAAAGTACcaagaggggagggaaaagagagaaaattttcttttttttttcttttttttttttttttttttaaaaaaccaaaaaaaagagctGGGTTATGATTAAGAACGCCTGCGTTTGCCATTCCCGACTGCTGGTGGTGACAGCCAAGCCGCTCCCTCAAGCGGCCACGGACCCGTCTCGGAGCTCCTCGGGGGCGAGGGGCTTCTGCCGCCGGCAACGTCCCCTACGCCGTCACGGGCAGTTTCTTACGCCGGCGCCTGCGTTTCTTGGCTGGTTGCGTTTCCTGGGGCGGGCAGAGGTGGGGGTTCAGGGGGGAAAAGCAGAGTCCATCACGCCGCTCGTTAGCCGGCGCGGAAACCCGACAGTTCCTGGCTGCTGCCTTGCATGGCCGCCTTGGCTCCATCGCCACGGGCTCCTCAGCCGCCTCCGGGGGGTCTTCCTGCACCTTGGCACCTCGCCGGCGGTTCTTCTTGGCTTTGCCGGAGCTTCTGGAAGAAAATTCCAGAGTCAATACAAGGAGAAGTCACTGCTCCGTTCAGACTCTGTCCACGGAGACCGGAAAGGTTGGTGGTGAATCCCCTCGGCTCCGCCGGGTTTATCCCGACACCCAGGAAGAACACCCACCCAGCAGTGGATTTCCTACACGCCGATTTCTTCCATTAAGGGAAGTTTTCAGCAGGAAACGTTCTGCGTGTCCCTCAAGAGCGGGGCTGAACGAGCCACCGCTCCGCCAGAAGCGGCCACAGGCCACCACGCATCTGCTCCCGAGATGGTTTTGGAGCTTGGAGCCGCCAAGACGTCATCGCCCACCTCGGATGCGCGCCCTGGGTCAAGAGAAGCTCTTCAGTGCACCCACCCATCCCTGCTGAGACGGGAGGAGCTTCTTTATTGAGCACACACTGGAGTGTGTGCCCCTTTTCTGGGATTTATCAAGGTGTCCCGTCCACCCAGTCACAGCCAGTAGCTTTGTACAGCCAGGGAGCGTCACCATCCATAATCACTACAATTAACCATCATAAATGAAATCATTCCAATTCTACAATATGCCTACGAATTCCTATTAACCCACCTGACTTCTACAAACAAGGCAGGGGTGTGGGTCtgctggaggggaggatggctctacagagggctctggacaggctggatcgatgggctgaggccaacggtgtgaggttcaacacggccaagtgctgggtcctgcacttgggtcacaccaaccccatggacgctccaggctggggaagagtggctggaaaaggacctgggggtgttggtcaagaGCTGGCTGAATATGGGCCAGCAGATTGCCCCAGCGgtcaaggtggccaacagcatcctggcctgtgtcaggaccagtgtggtgagtaggactcaggaggtgaccatccccctctactgggcactggtgaggccccacctcgagggctgtgtccagttttgggcccctcactccaagacagaccttgaggggctggagtgtgtccagagaagggcaccggagctggagaggggtctggagcacaaggagaagggtctggagaacttctgagggagctgggggtgttcagcctggagaaaaggaggctgaggggagaccttctccctctctccaactccctgaaaggagggtgtagccagggggggtcagtctcttctcccaaggaacaggccatgggacaagaggaagcagcctcaagttgtgccaggggaggtttaggatggatattgggggaaattccttcatggaaagggttgtcaagccctggaagaggctgcccagggcagcggtggagttgtcatccctggagggatttaaaagccgggcagacgtggtgctgagggacatgggttagtggtggtttgggtggTGTGAGGTTAACAGTTGGATTCGAttcaatgaccttaaaggtcttttccaacctaaattattctataattctacgTTTGGTTTTCAGAGGCGAAGAGCTTTGCTGCTGCAGACACGAGGAACACTTCAACATTGATGTGGAGGCTCTAGGCAAGTTTCAGGGAGGCTTTTTCCCCCCGCCATTGTAGAGCTGGCAAGACAACAGGCACTCCCTTCCCCAAATTGTGGCTTGTAAAAATCCACGTTTAAGTTTCTTACAGATGAGAAAGCAGGTCTTTTTGTCCCATCGCTCAGCTGCACGGCACGCACAGAGGCAAGAAGCAAAAACCTACCTGGGCACCACTAAAGGGGCTTCCTCTGAACGATGCGGATGATGTTTGACCACCTGCTTTTTAGCGCTAGGTGTAGCACTGGCTTTTTCTCTGAAGGGGCTCGAGCTGGAATTCCTTAGTCCGCAGTTCCTTAAAAAGAATTTTACGTGTATCGACTGTGTCCACAAACCACTCACCAAATGAGCACAACTCTTCAAAAACCTCCCCTTTGCATCACTGCTCCCCGAAAAAGTGGAGGACAGCAGGTCTGTGGAGATCTTTAAACCCAGGTGTCCCAACTGCCCACCTTCCTCCTTACCCACCGGCCTGTTCCACCTCCCTTCCTCAGAACTAGTCCCGTTTAATGTCTTTTGCTTGACAGCCGCTCTCCCTGGGCACGTGCCCTCGCTCACGCACACAAAAAGACTTACTTCTTTACAGATCTCTTCCGAAGATCTTGGATATAGTTGGTTCTCTCTATCGGATGCCCTCGAGCCTTGTTGAACACTGGAGAGACAGGTCCGAGTTACAACAACGCTCTGCCCAAGTCATCCTTTACTGCTGAGCGCTTAGACCCTTTAAGAGCATTTTAACCCCTTCAACAAGTAATTCCACACTCGGGTCACACACAGTGATTCCACTTGGCGTAACACCCTTTGTGTGACAGCCTGTGACAAGGCAGACacacaggcagagctgtgctCGGTGCTCCCCAGGTTCACTCAGCCCTGGTTAGCTCCACAGTTGGGCAACAAACTTAATTCCTTCTTTCCAATTAATTTTACCAATCCCCAGTGCCCTTCTACGTCAGGAAAAGACAGAGACACAGACAGAGCTAAAATACAGTTACCTCCCTGGAACTAGCCCAAATTTCGTGACCATTTAGAACTATGAGCCCAGGATAACCATTTTGCATCCAAACA is a window encoding:
- the DUSP11 gene encoding RNA/RNP complex-1-interacting phosphatase, which codes for MVGKGFRVPERWTDYIPLGRRMPGTRFIAFKVPLKMSFNRNLHPDERFSPRDLIKKIKEQKEELGLIIDLTYTTRYYRPEELPDTLCYSKILTMGREIPNKDTIFQFKCVVKQFLNANKDNDKLIGVHCTHGLNRTGYLVCRYLIDVEGMEPNAAIELFNKARGHPIERTNYIQDLRKRSVKKNCGLRNSSSSPFREKASATPSAKKQVVKHHPHRSEEAPLVVPRSSGKAKKNRRRGAKVQEDPPEAAEEPVAMEPRRPCKAAARNCRVSAPANERRDGLCFSPLNPHLCPPQETQPAKKRRRRRKKLPVTA